Genomic DNA from Candidatus Paceibacterota bacterium:
TCGCCGGACAGGATTTAATAAATAATTATGTGCTTGGTATCAATCCTAATTGTCTTTAATTTATTTTGAATTACAAAAGAAAAGTTTATGTTTGTAATTCATATTTTTTAAAATATTTTTTATAAAGACCGTACTTCGATAATATTTCCCGCAAAGTCAAAGTAGTTGCAATGGAGATAAAAATCGCAACACTAATATTTATAAACATTAAAAAATAAAAAGTGACAGCACCTGCAAAAGCCGCCATAATATAACCGGATTTTTTATGAAAAGCGAATGGCGCATCACCCATCACTGCATCGCGAAGCACTCCGCCTCCAAAACCGGTAAACATCCCCATAAAAATACACACTAACGGAACAATAATTCCATGGCCATTGTCATTAAATAAATAATTATAAGTTACGGAAGTTCCAATAATCGAAAAAGCGGCCAAGCCGATTGAATCCAAAAAACGGAAAAAGGTAAACCATTTCTTAAAAACATGCGGTACCAGATAGGTCGCGATGCTCCCAATAACCGCAACCAAAAGATAATTCGGATCTTTGAGATAAAAAACTGGCGTGCGCCCGATAACTAAATCCCGAAAAGTTCCCCCGCCTACCGCAGTAATAACTCCTAAAAGCACTACTCCAAAAACATTCAACTCGCGCCCCCGAGCCTTAAAAGCCCCGGCTACAGCGAATGCTAATGTTCCAATTAGATCAAGGATATACATAAATATATTCTACCATAATCACCACCCCCTGCTGACATTAAAAACAGAACTTACTACAAAACCAGACGACCGCATCATTTCATAGTATTTAATTAATAAACTTCCTGTTGATAGCACTTCTCACAATAAATTATTTCTGGTCTATCTGGTGCATAACTCGTCTCAAATTCTACTTCGCATTTTCCTGCTCCATGAAAATGATTTTGTTTATCACACATGCAGACTCTGTGCCAAAGTTTCATTGGATTTTTTTGTTTCATTCTTTGATAGTGCCTACAGTTCGGACACAACCTAGGTAAAGGCAAATTCATTCTTTTGTAAAATTGCAAATCTTCAGGAAGAATTCTGAAGGCGGTCATACAATCCTCCTCGCACCCTCCTTCATGCTCACAGCCTATCACTTCTTCTAAAATTGAGTCCTCGACTTGTAGAATACTGTCCGGAAGTTCGTTCGATTTTTTTGTAATTTTATAATCTCTTTTTTCACGATCTTTCCAATTATAACCACTTGCTAGAGCTTTTTCTTTATTCAGAGGAAAATATTCTTGCGCAGTAGTTTCATTATAGCCATATGGTGAAAATTCTACAGGAAAAAATTCACCGTATTTATATACTCTTTCTTTTTTATCCATATAAGGCATATCATTCATATGTTTGATTATTTTAGGAACCAGTTCTTCGTATTCTTCTTTTGTGTATTGCTTGTTTAAGATGCAATATTCCTTCTTTTTTAAACCAACGCAAGCAAAATTATTTTCTCCTCCGACAACCCTGATGCTATAATCTATATTTCTCGAACTACTCCAAACTCCCCAACTATGCTTAATATTATATGTACCATTTCCACACTGAAGACATTCATATACAAGCTCAATATTATCTCCATAATGAGTAAAATCATAAGTAGTTCGTACTGGTCCATTTGAAACAAAAGAGCAAAATTTTGAATCTTCTGTATTTATGACGCAAAAACATTCTTTGGCATTTTTGGAATGTACTATA
This window encodes:
- a CDS encoding TRIC cation channel family protein; amino-acid sequence: MYILDLIGTLAFAVAGAFKARGRELNVFGVVLLGVITAVGGGTFRDLVIGRTPVFYLKDPNYLLVAVIGSIATYLVPHVFKKWFTFFRFLDSIGLAAFSIIGTSVTYNYLFNDNGHGIIVPLVCIFMGMFTGFGGGVLRDAVMGDAPFAFHKKSGYIMAAFAGAVTFYFLMFINISVAIFISIATTLTLREILSKYGLYKKYFKKYELQT